A genomic region of Streptococcus suis contains the following coding sequences:
- a CDS encoding glucose-6-phosphate isomerase, with product MKKIVLCIGLCSLLLAGCGKTAQKTEKTPASSGEEFSTTLPILQEKQDTTNEQFNVLANAELIAVNSTQPADETQKGHKIYAANNGVAEKDENGNIKEYFRYYDVPSTWTINAENTQDETVAAVYDVKEGSSNYMVQLYNINAFNQSPLEDGRNMTPEELEARMVETNHSFSEKTVVTINGQEWQVGRQLLTDQKLARLTFYRMESTATYDDSVVVGSIYYSLDPGTDKDRTNLKKVIGQVKDVVYQIAKK from the coding sequence ATGAAAAAGATAGTTCTTTGTATTGGTCTATGTAGTCTTCTGCTCGCAGGTTGTGGAAAAACAGCGCAGAAGACTGAGAAAACACCAGCTTCCTCAGGGGAAGAGTTTTCAACCACTTTACCGATTTTGCAAGAAAAACAAGATACTACGAACGAACAGTTCAATGTTTTAGCAAATGCAGAGCTTATAGCTGTTAATAGTACACAACCTGCTGACGAAACACAAAAAGGCCACAAGATTTATGCGGCCAATAATGGTGTTGCTGAAAAAGATGAAAATGGGAATATCAAGGAATATTTCCGTTATTATGATGTGCCATCTACTTGGACAATTAATGCAGAAAATACTCAGGATGAGACAGTCGCTGCAGTCTATGATGTTAAAGAAGGTTCCAGCAATTACATGGTCCAACTCTATAATATCAATGCTTTTAATCAGTCTCCATTGGAAGACGGTCGCAATATGACGCCGGAGGAATTAGAAGCACGGATGGTTGAAACAAATCATTCCTTTAGTGAAAAGACAGTTGTCACAATCAATGGTCAGGAATGGCAGGTTGGGCGACAGTTATTAACAGATCAAAAATTAGCTCGTCTGACTTTTTATCGGATGGAATCGACAGCTACTTATGATGACTCCGTGGTTGTGGGTTCAATCTATTATTCCTTAGATCCAGGAACCGATAAAGATCGGACCAACCTTAAAAAGGTTATCGGGCAAGTTAAGGATGTCGTGTACCAAATTGCTAAAAAATAA
- a CDS encoding low temperature requirement protein A, translated as MPFIKHKKVELTELFYDLVYVYTISQLTSIIHHSHQGVVSLQSFFNFSVGLIIFVNSWMVQTVFTNRFGSNSLRNIIFMFLQMICLLVASSAVAGEWQTSFVWIFLPMAIISLLLLVQYILEYFQTSNDADRSLMKQFFYILGLRSVMLSLSLFFPYEIGMWIALVGILSTWLLPGLLSDPNRGFVSADLNPVNFPHLMERLSLLVIITFGESLIGISEHFSPENFSWESIAIFITLTNLFMVYIVEVDHLLDVEREETGIRAIYSHYPILFGLSLITIALSFFGNGDMNTQYTVFYFYGGLVLFILGLLQHNVYNKQGRILSKQFQSTQLLLISIGFGISLLVFTQSWSWLIVTSLIVTSLMMIGFVGMNLGHSAE; from the coding sequence ATGCCCTTTATCAAGCATAAAAAGGTCGAGTTGACCGAATTATTTTATGATTTAGTTTATGTCTATACTATCAGTCAGCTGACGTCGATTATCCACCATTCCCATCAGGGAGTCGTCAGTCTTCAATCATTTTTTAACTTCTCAGTTGGACTGATTATTTTTGTCAATTCTTGGATGGTGCAGACTGTCTTTACAAACCGTTTTGGGAGCAACAGCCTGCGCAATATCATTTTCATGTTTTTGCAGATGATCTGTCTTTTGGTGGCATCAAGTGCAGTTGCAGGAGAGTGGCAGACTAGTTTTGTATGGATTTTTCTACCCATGGCCATTATTTCCTTGCTGCTTCTGGTTCAGTACATTTTAGAATATTTCCAGACTTCAAACGATGCGGATCGGAGTCTGATGAAGCAGTTTTTCTATATCCTCGGTTTGCGGTCTGTCATGCTCTCCCTTTCCTTATTTTTCCCTTATGAGATAGGTATGTGGATTGCCTTGGTTGGTATTCTCTCGACCTGGTTGCTACCTGGATTGCTCAGCGATCCCAACCGTGGCTTTGTTTCGGCTGACTTGAATCCAGTAAATTTTCCACACTTGATGGAGCGCTTGTCGCTCTTAGTGATTATTACCTTTGGTGAGTCCTTGATTGGAATCTCAGAGCATTTTAGTCCAGAGAATTTTTCTTGGGAATCCATTGCGATTTTCATTACTCTAACAAATCTTTTCATGGTCTATATTGTAGAAGTGGACCACCTGCTTGATGTAGAACGGGAAGAAACTGGGATTCGTGCCATTTATAGTCACTACCCCATACTCTTTGGGCTCAGCTTGATAACCATAGCCCTCTCATTTTTTGGAAATGGTGACATGAATACCCAGTACACCGTCTTTTATTTTTATGGTGGCCTAGTCCTCTTTATACTCGGACTCCTTCAGCACAATGTTTATAATAAGCAAGGCAGAATCCTATCCAAGCAATTTCAATCTACCCAGCTCCTGCTCATCAGTATCGGCTTTGGAATTAGTCTGCTAGTCTTTACTCAGTCATGGAGTTGGTTGATCGTGACCAGCTTGATCGTGACTAGTCTGATGATGATTGGTTTTGTTGGTATGAACCTTGGTCATTCGGCAGAATAA
- a CDS encoding CoA-binding protein, with protein MSYSFQNPSQDIIFDYLKNAKTIAVVGLSSREETAAYRVSKLMQEAGYKIIPVNPKAAGETILGELVYSSLAEIDQPIDIVDVFRRSEFLPEVAQEFIQSNAKVFWAQLGLESQEAEKLLRQAGRNDIVMNKCIKIEYLEMKEQYE; from the coding sequence ATGTCTTATTCCTTCCAAAATCCTAGTCAGGACATTATCTTTGACTATCTGAAAAATGCTAAGACTATTGCGGTGGTCGGTTTGTCTAGTCGAGAAGAGACAGCAGCCTACCGCGTTTCCAAGCTCATGCAGGAAGCGGGCTATAAAATTATTCCAGTTAATCCCAAGGCTGCTGGTGAGACTATTTTAGGAGAATTGGTCTATAGTAGTCTAGCAGAGATTGACCAACCTATTGATATTGTAGATGTTTTCCGTAGAAGTGAATTTTTACCAGAGGTAGCACAGGAATTTATCCAGTCGAACGCCAAAGTTTTCTGGGCTCAACTTGGTTTAGAAAGTCAAGAAGCAGAAAAACTGTTGCGTCAGGCAGGTCGTAACGATATTGTCATGAATAAATGTATCAAGATTGAATATCTTGAAATGAAAGAACAATACGAATAA
- a CDS encoding ABC transporter ATP-binding protein, with protein MSYIQVKNSSKYYQMGDATIVANDGVSFEIEKGELVIILGSSGAGKSTLLNILGGMDSNDEGEVWIDGVDIAQLSSHELTNYRRDDVGFVFQFYNLVANLTAKENVELAAEIVKDALDAEEVLEQVGLGHRINNFPAQLSGGEQQRVAIARAIAKKPKILLCDEPTGALDYQTGKQVLQILQDMSRKQGATVIIVTHNSSLAPIADRVIRMRDARVHSVELHAEPQDIASLEY; from the coding sequence ATGTCCTACATCCAAGTAAAGAATTCGTCAAAATACTACCAAATGGGGGATGCGACCATTGTGGCAAATGACGGTGTGTCCTTTGAGATTGAAAAGGGGGAGCTGGTCATCATTCTCGGCTCATCTGGTGCGGGCAAATCCACTCTGCTCAATATTTTAGGTGGCATGGATAGCAATGACGAGGGGGAGGTTTGGATTGACGGTGTGGATATCGCACAGCTGTCCAGTCATGAATTGACCAACTACCGCCGTGATGACGTTGGCTTTGTCTTTCAATTTTATAATCTAGTCGCCAACCTGACTGCCAAGGAAAATGTGGAGCTAGCAGCAGAAATTGTCAAGGATGCCTTGGATGCCGAGGAGGTCTTGGAACAGGTCGGACTTGGTCACCGTATCAATAATTTCCCCGCTCAGCTTTCAGGCGGCGAACAACAACGCGTGGCTATTGCCCGTGCTATTGCAAAAAAGCCTAAAATTCTCCTCTGTGATGAACCGACAGGTGCCCTGGATTATCAAACAGGTAAGCAGGTCTTGCAAATCTTACAAGATATGTCCCGCAAGCAGGGGGCGACGGTGATTATCGTTACCCACAATAGTTCCCTAGCCCCTATTGCAGACAGAGTGATTCGAATGCGGGATGCCCGTGTACACTCCGTTGAGTTACACGCAGAACCACAGGATATTGCAAGCCTAGAATATTAG
- a CDS encoding DUF975 family protein, producing the protein MFTISNIRERARQTLNETPGIYQVAVIPVTISVIVQLISFSRNSLAGVSAEELASPSYFISTSLFPIFYGLLLGLLHLSIICTIFHLIKGVKTSTSFKDALMIFNHKDFWKIFRTYILKSFLLFLWGLLFYLGIGLLIGAGTMITIIAASSQTLDPNALPMEILAILGLMAMGGILLILLGLALYIPQIYAYSQVEYILFEQLEREEYTSAFSIIRSSRKLVKGYKFKRFTLDLSFIGWFLLVIITFGLAGLYVWPYHYAAQMHFHEEILDDQAKKMSYV; encoded by the coding sequence ATGTTTACAATTTCTAATATACGTGAGCGGGCTCGCCAAACACTAAACGAGACACCTGGTATCTATCAAGTGGCCGTCATCCCCGTCACTATTTCTGTTATCGTTCAGTTAATTTCTTTCTCTCGCAATAGCCTTGCTGGAGTGTCGGCTGAGGAACTCGCTAGTCCTAGCTACTTTATTTCTACCTCCTTGTTTCCAATATTTTACGGATTGCTATTAGGACTACTGCACTTATCCATTATATGCACTATATTTCATCTTATCAAAGGGGTAAAAACTTCCACATCATTTAAAGATGCGCTGATGATTTTCAATCATAAAGATTTCTGGAAAATCTTTCGAACCTACATTTTAAAAAGTTTCTTGCTCTTCCTTTGGGGACTCCTGTTTTACCTTGGCATCGGTCTACTTATCGGTGCTGGAACGATGATTACAATTATAGCTGCATCCAGTCAAACCTTGGATCCTAATGCGCTTCCTATGGAAATCCTTGCCATACTGGGGCTAATGGCTATGGGAGGTATCCTACTTATCCTTTTAGGGTTGGCTCTTTATATTCCACAAATCTATGCCTACTCACAGGTAGAATATATCTTGTTTGAACAATTGGAACGCGAAGAATATACAAGTGCCTTTTCAATCATTCGGTCTAGTCGAAAGTTGGTGAAAGGTTACAAGTTTAAACGCTTTACACTTGATTTATCCTTCATTGGCTGGTTCCTTCTTGTCATTATTACATTTGGCCTGGCTGGTTTATATGTATGGCCGTATCACTATGCTGCCCAAATGCACTTCCATGAAGAAATTTTAGATGATCAGGCTAAGAAAATGAGTTACGTATAA
- a CDS encoding FtsX-like permease family protein produces the protein MKKKIYWKDMRQSLLSSKGRFLSIFSLMMLGALALTGLKVTAPNMEKTAQAYIASHRTMDLAVISGLGLSQADLDELETIEGATLEAGYFKDVVTNEGQTAIRLFSVPKTLSTYKLVEGEMPSQKGQIALSASLKNRYKLDDTVQVTESDKDGKILTQTSFTLVGFVASAEIWDNETMGMAASGDGQLGGYGLVSQDTFKSEVYTIARIRYDDLVDLPYYSQAYQDRLDQHQEDLEKLLANNDEQRLAAIQSDGQTDISKGEEEIAQAQSQLEQAESELETGEEQLATGRREFARGRAKVVQTEAELRAAQAQLLKNKFELEESKKELDGRKAQLEQTASFLDGYQMELETSAQQLEKAKQELDSQNAQLSQTASQISTGRASWFQAQQELDLEIANHLQEDQTLSDYPDLLARQEGLDVEKSRLDQMESVHEQANQAYLQGYDYYQTKQNEYNSNLAQYQTWNQEYQAGLARYQAGLSQYEQGIAAYNKGVEDYEWGLSQLESSNQLLRQEELRLEEADKELSQAQSQFSEKKASADQEISQAQTEIAQAKSDLSKLEKAPYQVYTRTSLPGGDGYTTYSNATRSIAAVGNVFPVVLYLVAALVTFTTMARFVDEERTQSGLFKALGYTNRQIMAKFILYGLAAGLAGTIVGIIAGNLLLSPLISNIITQTTVIGPAKLHFYPLWTGLALLLSLASSVLPAYLVARGELTEKPAQLLLPKPPVTGSSIWLEKWPAIWSRLSFTHKVTARNIFRYKLRMLMTIFGVAGTVALLFGGLGIRSSISGVVQRQFGELIHYDMLVVENSRATEEELDKLTHFLQSDQVRQSLPVAFEQLNQTVDENGQRKNLSISLYISDRRDFGNQVSMETSTGQPIKLSDRGIVLTEKLAQIYGVSVGDKLSLTLEDKEVSVRVEAVADMYAGHFIYMTDSYYEQVTGKQKTANAYLAQLKDSQLGHIQTLASQLLAMPAVRSLVQNTSLIDMLTTIAGSLQTIMTILVILSILLGLVILYNLTIINMSERIRELSTIKVLGFHNKEVTMYIYRETIALSLIGMLVGLVGGIYLHKLLLAMIGSDSIRFNPSVGLEVYLIPILAISGILAALGWYVNHHLRKVDMLEALKSVD, from the coding sequence ATGAAAAAGAAAATCTACTGGAAGGATATGAGACAATCTCTGCTTTCTTCCAAGGGGCGTTTTTTGTCCATATTTAGCCTGATGATGCTAGGAGCTCTAGCTTTGACAGGTCTGAAAGTAACAGCTCCCAATATGGAAAAGACGGCCCAAGCCTATATAGCCAGTCATCGAACGATGGATTTGGCAGTAATTTCAGGTTTGGGACTTAGTCAAGCTGACCTTGACGAATTAGAAACGATAGAAGGTGCTACTCTTGAAGCAGGCTACTTTAAAGATGTGGTTACTAATGAAGGTCAGACTGCAATTCGGCTGTTTTCAGTTCCCAAGACCCTATCGACCTATAAGCTAGTAGAAGGGGAAATGCCCAGTCAAAAGGGGCAAATAGCCCTATCAGCTTCTTTAAAAAATCGTTACAAATTGGACGATACTGTTCAAGTGACGGAGTCTGATAAGGATGGAAAAATCTTGACACAGACAAGTTTTACTCTTGTGGGCTTTGTCGCATCAGCAGAAATTTGGGACAATGAAACCATGGGCATGGCTGCAAGTGGTGATGGGCAGTTAGGTGGCTACGGCCTTGTTAGTCAGGATACCTTCAAATCAGAAGTTTACACTATTGCCCGTATTCGCTATGATGATTTGGTTGATTTACCATATTACAGTCAGGCCTATCAAGACAGGTTGGACCAGCACCAAGAAGACTTAGAAAAGTTATTGGCTAACAATGATGAACAACGATTGGCAGCTATTCAGTCAGATGGACAGACAGATATTTCAAAAGGGGAAGAGGAAATTGCTCAGGCTCAATCCCAGCTTGAACAGGCAGAGTCAGAACTGGAAACAGGGGAGGAGCAATTAGCGACAGGTCGTAGAGAGTTTGCGCGTGGTAGGGCTAAGGTTGTCCAAACGGAAGCTGAATTACGAGCCGCCCAAGCCCAACTATTAAAAAATAAGTTTGAATTGGAAGAAAGTAAAAAGGAATTGGATGGGCGTAAGGCTCAATTAGAACAGACTGCTTCGTTTCTAGACGGCTATCAGATGGAATTAGAAACGTCAGCCCAGCAGTTAGAAAAGGCCAAGCAAGAATTGGATTCCCAAAATGCCCAACTGAGTCAGACCGCATCTCAGATTTCCACAGGGCGAGCTAGTTGGTTTCAAGCTCAGCAAGAGTTAGACCTTGAAATTGCCAATCACTTGCAAGAAGACCAAACCCTCTCAGACTATCCTGACTTGTTAGCTAGACAGGAAGGTTTGGATGTTGAGAAAAGCCGATTAGACCAAATGGAATCTGTCCATGAGCAGGCCAACCAAGCCTATTTACAAGGTTATGATTACTATCAAACCAAACAAAATGAATACAATAGCAATCTAGCCCAGTACCAAACTTGGAATCAAGAATATCAGGCAGGTTTGGCCCGTTATCAAGCAGGTTTGAGTCAGTATGAACAAGGCATTGCAGCCTACAATAAAGGAGTAGAAGACTATGAATGGGGACTTAGTCAGTTAGAGTCTTCAAATCAACTGCTTCGTCAGGAAGAACTCCGTTTGGAGGAGGCTGATAAAGAGTTAAGTCAAGCTCAATCCCAATTTTCTGAAAAGAAAGCTTCGGCCGATCAAGAAATTAGCCAAGCTCAAACCGAGATTGCTCAGGCCAAATCCGACTTAAGTAAGCTGGAAAAAGCGCCTTATCAGGTCTATACTCGAACAAGCCTACCAGGGGGGGATGGCTATACTACCTATAGCAATGCGACTAGGTCTATTGCAGCAGTGGGCAATGTCTTCCCAGTTGTTCTCTACCTTGTCGCAGCTCTAGTGACCTTTACTACCATGGCCCGTTTTGTCGATGAAGAGCGAACCCAGTCAGGTCTCTTCAAGGCCCTTGGCTATACGAATAGACAGATTATGGCTAAGTTCATTCTCTATGGTTTGGCGGCAGGTCTGGCAGGAACAATAGTCGGCATAATAGCAGGTAATCTCCTCTTGTCTCCACTTATTTCCAACATTATTACGCAGACAACCGTGATAGGACCAGCTAAACTCCATTTTTATCCCCTTTGGACAGGTTTAGCCTTGCTCCTGTCTCTGGCTTCCTCGGTCCTGCCAGCTTACTTGGTGGCTCGTGGGGAACTGACAGAAAAACCTGCTCAGCTACTTTTACCTAAGCCACCGGTTACAGGCTCCAGCATTTGGCTCGAAAAATGGCCGGCTATCTGGTCTCGTCTAAGCTTTACCCATAAGGTGACAGCCCGCAATATCTTCCGCTACAAGCTTCGTATGCTTATGACCATCTTTGGAGTAGCAGGGACCGTCGCCCTTCTTTTTGGAGGACTGGGTATCCGTTCCTCTATTTCAGGAGTTGTCCAACGACAGTTTGGGGAGCTGATCCATTATGATATGTTGGTGGTGGAAAATAGCAGAGCTACTGAGGAAGAGTTGGATAAGTTAACACATTTTCTTCAGTCAGATCAGGTTCGCCAATCCTTGCCAGTGGCTTTTGAACAGCTCAATCAAACGGTGGATGAAAACGGTCAGAGAAAGAATCTATCGATTAGTCTCTACATTTCAGACCGTCGGGATTTTGGAAATCAAGTCAGTATGGAAACTTCGACAGGTCAGCCTATTAAACTGAGTGATAGGGGGATTGTCCTCACAGAAAAATTGGCGCAAATCTACGGAGTCTCAGTTGGTGATAAATTATCACTGACCTTGGAAGATAAGGAAGTTTCAGTCAGGGTAGAGGCTGTGGCTGATATGTACGCAGGGCATTTTATCTATATGACAGATAGCTACTACGAACAAGTGACCGGCAAGCAGAAGACTGCTAATGCCTATCTGGCTCAGTTGAAAGACAGTCAGTTGGGGCATATTCAGACTCTTGCAAGTCAACTCCTAGCGATGCCAGCAGTCAGAAGTTTGGTTCAAAATACTTCTCTTATAGACATGCTTACCACGATTGCAGGCTCGCTTCAGACCATCATGACCATTCTAGTCATTCTATCCATCTTGCTTGGCTTGGTTATTCTTTACAACCTTACAATTATCAATATGTCTGAACGGATTCGTGAATTATCTACCATCAAGGTACTAGGCTTCCACAATAAAGAGGTGACCATGTACATCTATCGTGAAACCATTGCCCTTTCGCTGATTGGTATGTTGGTTGGACTGGTTGGCGGTATCTATCTCCACAAGCTCCTTCTTGCCATGATTGGTTCGGACAGTATCCGATTCAATCCATCTGTCGGACTAGAAGTCTATCTCATTCCTATCTTAGCCATTAGTGGAATTTTGGCTGCTCTTGGTTGGTACGTCAATCACCATCTGAGAAAGGTGGATATGCTGGAGGCCTTGAAGTCGGTTGATTAA
- a CDS encoding ABC transporter ATP-binding protein, producing MRLSIHNLCKSYGKKKILDQLNLELVEPGIWALIGPNGSGKTTLLDCIANLQTVDSGEISINGKKHDNPNVYQTFAYLQDNRVLYPELTGLEHLRLVQTIQGLPKERIEEVIQEIGIRDYVNIPVKNYSLGMKQHLLLAIGIMNKPQVMLLDEPLNGLDPTSYIQTRKLLQKLAKNGSTIIVSSHQLNEVDQLTDQLLFLKQGKIIEWKLEQVGRQYAIQTSDNQTVFQKLGQVKGLTLANDSIQVDTSVHSLHFYLDQLMACQVEILDISIQEHQSEEIYKELFE from the coding sequence ATGCGATTATCCATTCACAATTTGTGCAAATCCTACGGGAAAAAGAAAATACTGGACCAGCTAAACCTAGAACTGGTGGAGCCTGGAATCTGGGCCTTGATTGGACCAAACGGTTCTGGAAAGACAACCCTCCTAGACTGCATTGCCAACCTGCAAACCGTTGATTCGGGAGAGATTTCAATAAATGGCAAAAAGCACGATAATCCAAATGTCTACCAAACCTTTGCCTACCTGCAGGACAACCGTGTCCTCTACCCTGAATTGACTGGACTGGAGCATTTGCGATTGGTCCAAACTATCCAAGGTTTACCCAAAGAGCGGATTGAGGAAGTCATCCAAGAAATCGGTATCCGTGATTATGTGAATATCCCTGTCAAAAATTATTCCCTAGGAATGAAGCAACATCTCCTGCTGGCTATCGGTATTATGAACAAGCCCCAGGTCATGCTCTTGGATGAACCCTTGAACGGCTTGGACCCAACCAGCTACATCCAGACCAGAAAATTGCTCCAGAAACTAGCCAAAAATGGTTCAACCATTATCGTGTCTTCCCACCAATTAAACGAGGTGGACCAGCTAACCGATCAACTGCTCTTTCTCAAACAGGGAAAAATCATTGAGTGGAAACTGGAACAGGTTGGGCGACAATATGCCATTCAGACTAGTGACAATCAGACAGTTTTTCAGAAACTTGGGCAAGTGAAGGGACTGACTTTGGCCAATGATAGCATTCAGGTAGACACCAGTGTTCATAGTCTGCATTTCTATCTAGACCAGCTCATGGCTTGTCAGGTGGAAATATTGGATATTAGCATTCAGGAGCACCAGTCCGAAGAAATCTATAAAGAACTATTTGAATAG
- the polA gene encoding DNA polymerase I has protein sequence MKKNKLLLIDGSSVAFRAFFALYNQIDRFKSPTGLHTNAIYGFNLMLDHMMKRIEPTHILVAFDAGKTTFRTEMYADYKAGRAKTPDEFREQFPFIRQMLDAMGVKHYELDQYEADDIIGTLDKMAERTDIPFDVTIVSGDKDLIQLTDENTVVEISKKGVAEFEEFTPAYLMEKMGISPTQFIDLKALMGDKSDNIPGVTKIGEKTGLKLLTEFGSLDGIYENIDSMKASKMKENLIADKEKAFLSRTLATIDTNAPIEIGLDDIVYQGPKLEELGQFYDDMGFKQLRAQLGTTSSQEEAVLDFQIVTEINPAMLKQDQFFYFEILGENYHREDLVGLAWGDKEKIYVGGPELLDSPVLRDFLEHQTIKTYDFKRGKVLLDRKEITLPPATFDSRLAKYLLSTVEDNSLTTIANLYGQTSLVPDEAVYGKGAKLDLPEREVFFPHLARKVQVLIETEEPMLTKLEENQQLDLLFDMELPLANVLAKMEIAGIKVEAETLKTMQSENEVLIDQLTKEIYELAGQEFNINSPKQLGTILFEEMGLPLEYTKKTKTGYSTAVDVLERLAPIAPVVSKILEYRQITKLQSTYVVGLQDAILEDGKIHTRYVQDLTQTGRLSSTDPNLQNIPVRLEQGRLIRKAFVPSLENSVLLASDYSQIELRVLAHISQDKHLIEAFQQGADIHTSTAMRVFGIEKAEDVTPNDRRNAKAVNFGVVYGISDFGLSNNLGITRKEAKAYIDTYFERFPGIKNYMETIVREARDKGYVETIYKRRRELPDINSRNFNVRNFAERTAINSPIQGSAADILKVAMINLDKALTEAGLATRMLLQVHDEIVLEVPVAELETVKAMVKETMESAISLSVPLIADENEGPTWYEAK, from the coding sequence ATGAAAAAAAATAAATTATTATTAATCGATGGCTCTTCGGTAGCCTTCCGTGCTTTCTTTGCACTTTATAATCAAATTGATCGTTTTAAGAGTCCGACAGGTCTTCACACCAATGCTATCTACGGCTTCAATCTCATGCTGGACCACATGATGAAGCGGATTGAGCCGACCCACATTCTTGTGGCTTTTGATGCTGGAAAGACCACTTTCCGCACGGAGATGTATGCAGACTATAAGGCAGGTCGTGCCAAGACTCCAGACGAATTCCGTGAGCAGTTTCCTTTTATCCGTCAGATGTTGGATGCCATGGGAGTCAAGCATTACGAACTGGATCAGTATGAGGCAGACGATATTATCGGTACCTTGGACAAAATGGCAGAGCGGACAGACATCCCTTTCGATGTGACCATTGTTAGCGGTGATAAGGATTTGATCCAGCTGACTGATGAGAACACCGTAGTCGAAATTTCCAAGAAAGGCGTTGCCGAATTCGAAGAATTTACCCCAGCCTACCTCATGGAAAAAATGGGGATTAGCCCTACTCAGTTTATTGACCTCAAGGCTTTGATGGGAGATAAGTCCGATAACATTCCTGGCGTGACCAAAATTGGTGAAAAAACAGGTCTAAAACTCCTGACAGAATTTGGTTCTTTGGATGGTATCTACGAAAACATTGACAGCATGAAGGCTTCTAAGATGAAAGAAAACCTGATTGCTGATAAGGAGAAGGCCTTCCTATCTCGTACACTTGCTACCATTGACACCAATGCACCAATCGAAATTGGTCTGGATGACATTGTTTATCAAGGTCCAAAGCTAGAAGAACTAGGACAATTCTACGATGATATGGGCTTCAAGCAATTAAGGGCTCAGTTAGGTACGACCAGCTCGCAAGAGGAAGCGGTACTCGATTTCCAAATCGTAACGGAAATCAACCCCGCTATGCTCAAACAAGACCAGTTTTTCTATTTTGAAATCTTGGGTGAAAATTATCACCGAGAGGATTTGGTTGGTTTAGCTTGGGGAGATAAGGAGAAAATCTATGTCGGAGGGCCTGAGCTACTTGATAGTCCAGTCTTGCGTGACTTTTTAGAACACCAAACCATAAAAACCTATGACTTTAAGCGTGGAAAAGTTCTTCTTGACCGAAAAGAGATTACGCTACCTCCAGCTACTTTCGATAGCCGTCTAGCCAAATACTTGCTTTCCACCGTTGAGGACAATTCCCTAACAACCATTGCCAACCTCTATGGTCAGACCAGTCTTGTTCCAGATGAGGCAGTTTATGGCAAGGGTGCTAAGTTAGACTTGCCAGAACGCGAGGTCTTTTTCCCACACTTGGCACGTAAGGTTCAGGTTTTGATTGAGACAGAAGAGCCGATGTTGACCAAATTAGAAGAAAATCAGCAATTAGATCTTTTGTTTGACATGGAGTTGCCACTGGCAAATGTTTTAGCTAAGATGGAAATTGCTGGTATTAAGGTGGAAGCTGAGACTCTCAAAACTATGCAATCTGAAAACGAAGTTTTGATTGACCAGTTGACCAAGGAAATCTATGAACTAGCTGGTCAGGAATTTAATATCAATTCGCCTAAGCAGCTTGGGACCATTCTCTTTGAAGAGATGGGACTACCGTTGGAATATACCAAGAAAACCAAGACAGGCTATTCAACAGCAGTAGATGTCTTAGAACGATTAGCGCCAATTGCACCAGTTGTGTCAAAAATCTTGGAATACCGTCAGATTACCAAGCTTCAATCAACTTATGTAGTCGGCTTGCAGGATGCCATTTTAGAAGATGGTAAGATCCATACCCGCTATGTACAGGATTTGACACAAACAGGTCGTCTATCTTCGACGGATCCTAACTTGCAAAATATTCCTGTTCGTCTAGAACAAGGGCGCTTGATTCGTAAGGCATTTGTGCCATCGCTTGAAAATAGTGTCCTTTTAGCATCGGACTATTCACAGATTGAATTGCGCGTCTTGGCTCATATTTCTCAGGACAAGCATTTGATTGAGGCCTTCCAGCAAGGTGCAGATATTCACACTTCGACAGCTATGCGGGTCTTCGGTATCGAAAAAGCTGAGGATGTGACACCAAATGACCGTCGGAATGCCAAGGCTGTAAACTTCGGTGTCGTCTATGGTATTTCGGATTTCGGTCTATCCAATAACTTGGGGATTACACGTAAGGAAGCTAAAGCCTATATCGATACCTATTTTGAGCGCTTCCCAGGAATTAAGAATTACATGGAAACCATTGTTCGTGAGGCACGTGATAAGGGGTATGTAGAGACGATTTACAAACGCCGTCGTGAATTACCAGATATAAACTCTCGCAATTTCAATGTCCGTAATTTTGCGGAACGAACAGCCATCAACTCACCAATTCAAGGTTCGGCCGCAGATATTCTCAAAGTAGCCATGATTAATCTCGACAAGGCTTTGACTGAAGCAGGTCTTGCGACACGTATGTTATTGCAAGTACACGATGAGATTGTTTTGGAAGTCCCAGTGGCAGAGCTAGAAACGGTAAAAGCCATGGTAAAAGAGACTATGGAATCGGCGATTAGCCTGTCTGTACCATTGATTGCGGATGAAAATGAGGGACCGACATGGTATGAAGCTAAGTAA